One segment of Salvelinus alpinus chromosome 1, SLU_Salpinus.1, whole genome shotgun sequence DNA contains the following:
- the LOC139570216 gene encoding NLR family CARD domain-containing protein 3-like, with protein sequence MSISVIGRLLAVLEDLGSDELKKFKWYLTTENQLDVFLHIPKGQLETYNRPDIVDQMVQKYRGNAAVKITLDILKKISRNDLAEKLNRDCPIGPSDEDGEKFQHEYKQEVKKKVQHVFNGLPKQGHKQLLNEIYTELYVTEGGSGEVNNEHEVRQIEITSKNPARPEAKILCNDIFKQSSGQDKPIRTVLTKGVAGIGKTFSVQKFILDWAEGKANQDIQFIISLPFRELNLVRGEKYSFVELLHKCVLETRVIERDFLNNILTKLQKPGNHNESKYKVLFVLDGLDECRLTLDYENCKSWCDVTEPTSVDVLLTNLIKGNLLPPALLWITSRPAATNHIPPDCVDQVTEVRGFNDPQKEEYFRKIFSNEDLANRIISHVKTSRSLHIMCHIPVFCWILATVLEHVLSTDKNEEMPKTLTQLFIGLLVFQTKQMNDKYHKKGERDPHRDKESFMALGKLAFNQLKNGNLIFYEADLKKYGIDVTEASVNSGVCTQIFRQDYGPFQDKVYCFVHLSVQEFLAALYVFLSFNNSNVNPMTEDQSFIRKTLMKLNRAITFHTIAVDRALQSENGHLDLFLRFLLGLSLDSNQTHLHGLLTQTRRTRSSSLGHEKTVKYIKKKIRNTPSSERCINLFHCLNELNDHSLVEEIQRYLHSGNLSKTKLSPAQWSALVFVLLTSEKEQNVFDLKKYSRSEEGLLRLLPVVKASRTALLNGCNLTEKCCEALASAFNSTSSNLRELDLSDNNLQDSGVKLLSAGLENPHCKLETLRLSRCLITKKGCASLASALRSNPSYLRELDLSYNIPGDSGVKQLSAGLENPHWRLEKLNVDHCGEYWLLKKYACDVTLNPNTAHRNLSLSERNRKVTWGKEERPYPDHPERFVVWPQVLCREGLTGRCYWEAEMSGGGDDIGMTYRGISRTGNTDDCKLGCNDKSWSLSCSDYGYAARHNKERTDLRASSSSNRVGVYLDWLAGTLSFYTLSSSDTLTHLHTFRSTFTEPLYPGFWVEINSSLSLCEVKTFS encoded by the exons ATGTCCATATCTGTGATAGGGCGTCTCCTGGCCGTCCTGGAGGATCTCGGCTCTGACGAGCTGAAGAAATTTAAGTGGTATCTAACTACAGAAAACCAGCTGGATGTCTTCCTTCACATTCCAAAGGGCCAGCTGGAGACATATAACAGACCGGACATAGTGGATCAGATGGTGCAGAAATACAGGGGAAATGCGGCTGTGAAGATCACACTGGACATCCTGAAGAAGATTAGCCGTAACGATCTCGCTGAGAAGCTAAACAGAGACTGTCCAATAG GTCCTTCAGATGAAGATGGTGAGAAGTTCCAACATGAATATAAACAGGAAGTAAAGAAGAAGGTTCAGCATGTATTCAACGGGTTACCGAAGCAGGGCCATAAGCAACTTCTCAATGagatctacacagagctctacGTCACAGAGGGTGGAAGTGGAGAGGTCAATAATGAACATGAGGTGAGACAGATCGAGATCACGTCCAAGAATCCAGCAAGACCAGAGGCTAAAATCCTCTGCAATGAcatcttcaaacaatcatctggACAAGACAAACCTATCAGAACTGTGCTGACAAAAGGAgtcgctggcattggaaaaacatTTTCTGTGCAGAAGTTCATTCTGGATTGGGCTGAAGGGAAAGCCAATCAGGATATCCAATTCATAATTTCACTCCCTTTTCGGGAGCTGAATTTGGTGAGGGGGGAAAAGTACAGTTTTGTAGAACTTCTGCATAAATGTGTCTTAGAGACTAGAGTGATTGAGAGGGACTTTTTGAATAACATTTTAACAAAATTGCAAAAACCAGGAAACCACAATGAGAGCAAGTACAAAGTTTTATTTGTCCttgatggtctggatgagtgcCGACTGACCCTCGACTACGAGAACTGTAAGAGCTGGTGTGATGTCACAGAGCCAACCTCAGTGGACGTGCTGCTGACAAACCTCATCAAGGGAAATCTGCTTCCACCTGCTCTCCTCTGGATAACCTCCAGACCTGCAGCAACCAATCACATCCCTCCTGATTgtgttgaccaggtgacagaggtacgagggttcaatgacccacagaaggaggagtacttcaggaagaTATTCAGCAATGAGGACCTGGCCAACAGAATCATCTCACACGTAAAgacatcaaggagcctccacatcatgtgtcacattccagtgttctgtTGGATCTTAGCTACAGTTCTGGAGCACGTGTTGAGTACAGATAAGAATGAAGAGATGCCCAAGACTCTGACTCAATTATTTATTGGGTTACTGGTATTTCAGACCAAACAGATGAATGATAAATATCACAAGAAAGGTGAGAGAGATCCACACAGGGATAAAGAGAGCTTCATGGCACTGGGGAAACTTGCTTTTAACCAGCTGAAAAATGGCAACCTCATTTTCTATGAGGCAGACCTGAAAAAGTATGGCATTGATGTCACTGAAGCCTCAGTGAACTCAGGAGTGTGTACACAGATCTTTAGACAGGACTATGGGCCGTTCCAGGATAAGGTGTACTGCTTTGTGCATCTGAGCGTTCAGGAGTTTCTGGCTGCGCTATACGTTTTCCTCTCCTTCAACAACAGCAATGTAAACCCAATGACCGAAGACCAATCCTTCATCAGAAAAACTCTAATGAAGTTGAATCGTGCCATCACCTTCCACACGATTGCAGTGGATAGAGCCTTACAGAGTGAGAATGGACACCTGGACCTGTTCCTCCGTTTCCTTCTGGGCCTCTCACTAGATTCCAATCAGACTCACTTACACGGCCTACTGACACAGACAAGAAGAACCAGAAGCAGCTCACTGGGCCATGAGAAAACAGTCAAGTACATCAAGAAGAAGATCAGGAACACTCCATCTTCAGAGAGGTGCATCAATCTGTTCCACTGcctgaatgaactgaatgaccaTTCTCTAGTGGAGGAGATCCAAAGATACCTGCATTCAGGAAATCTGTCCAAAACCAAACTGTCACCTGCACAGTGGTCAGCTCTGGTCTTTGTGTTGCTGACTTCAGAAAAGGAGC aaaatgtgtttgacctgaagaaatactccagatcagaggaaggtctTCTGAGGCTGCTGCCAGTGGTCAAAGCCTCCAGGACAGCTCT GCTTAATGGGTGTAACCTCACTGAGAAATGCTGTGAAGCCTTGGCCTCAGCTTTCAACTCAACCTCCTCAAACCtcagagagctggacctgagtgaCAACAACCTgcaggattcaggagtgaagctgctctctgctggactggagaatccacactgtaaactggagacacTGAG GTTGTCACGCTGTCTGATCACAAagaaaggctgtgcttctctggcctCAGCTCTGAGGTCCAACCCCTCctacctgagagagctggacctgagctacaatatcccaggagactcaggagtgaagcagctctctgctggactggagaaTCCacactggagactggagaaactcaa TGTTGACCACTGTGGAGAGTACTGGCTGCTGAAAAAAT ATGCCTGTGATGTCACACTGAACCCAAACACAGCACACAGaaacctctctctgtcagagagGAACAGGAAGGTGACGTGGGGGAAAGAGGAGCGGCCgtatcctgatcacccagagagatttgTGGTCTGGCCacaggtgctgtgtagagagggtctgactgggcgctgttactgggaggcAGAGATGAGTGGGGGAGGGGATGACATAGGAATGACGTACAGAGGAATCAGCAGGACAGGAAACACTGATGACTGTAAGCTTGGATGCAATGACAAGTCCTGGAGTCTGAGCTGCTCTGATTACGGTTACGCTGCCAGGCACAATAAGGAGAGAACTGACTTACGTGCCTCCTCCTCGTCCaacagagtaggagtgtatctggactggctggccggcactctgtccttctacactctgtcctcctctgacacactgacccacctgcACACATTCCGCTCAACATTCACTGAGCCTCTCTATCCAGGGTTTTGGGTTGAAATAAACTCCTCATTGTCCCTGTGTGAGGTGAAAACCTTCAGTTAG